One Cicer arietinum cultivar CDC Frontier isolate Library 1 chromosome 8, Cicar.CDCFrontier_v2.0, whole genome shotgun sequence DNA segment encodes these proteins:
- the LOC101504249 gene encoding uncharacterized protein, with protein sequence MADTNSVEVILDFLRRNRFTRAEAALRSELNNCSDVNGFLQKLTLEEKNLCDLPQNDKGKLVVENRGLDSRRDSVEVSKELIVKEIECGTGRNTTTENKWKNATPAEERNKSNEVVGTSGTNFTFLKSSEDSVFDLHSWKINGPSEPYQNDGGSKANNTLKASLSQQAKNQTSEAFDAANSNAKTGEESNVPAEKKPSWTGSSGKASTEPKFNLMQNKESREIDRQQLKFNSSSHKENLADNVLSRADENANSSSDVWKDCSIKTVFPFSKGDVSTSTSYSGSTYSEKIDEKRKPEISDARAYIKEQVDEVGRAFYLGKLQGSSEPNNIDGLSFPLAPEKQKEEYPRLPPVKIKSEDKPLTINWGEKFDSDGLAAKLASADSTLLIGSYLDVPIGQEIKTAGMRKATGGSWLSVSQGISEDTSDLVSGFATVGDGLSESVDYPNEYWDSDEYDDDDDVGYMRQPIEDEAWFLAHEIDYPSDNEKGTGHGSVPDPQERGPSKDEDDDQSFAEEDSYFSGEQYLQAKNVEPVIALDDPIGITVTNMYGRANGNDLMAQYDGELMDVEELNLMHAEPVWQGFVPQTNDLIMLGDGKVLNHSGRSRLEEIEDDQHGSVRSIGVGINSDTADIGSEVHGSEGDLEYFRDRDSVFGGSKHSHRDFIKSSMDKSFKNKKKNDEIESNKYVIGGHKDAHSQIKTHTDVNFSFPQSLKDSQMIQGGSSKSPWSNNCNADETDECINAFVGSDEMLSSWRQKSSDSSPDKSSRDDNNANAIRSSNSSPTTVSNYGYADKGDVKLEKEEEEVDITRDDDLGVSQEDEEIAAVQEQVRQIKAQEEEFETFNLKIVHRKNRTGFEEDKNFHVVLNSVIAGRYHVTEYLGSAAFSKAIQAHDLHTGVDVCIKIIKNNKDFFDQSLDEIKLLKYVNKHDPGDKYHILRLYDYFYYREHLLIVCELLKANLYEFHKFNRESGGEVYFTMPRLQSITIQCLEALQYLHGLGLIHCDLKPENILVKSYSRCEVKVIDLGSSCFETDHLCSYVQSRSYRAPEVIMGLSYDKKIDIWSLGCILAELCTGNVLFQNDSPATLLARVIGIIGPIDQSMLAKGRDTYKYFTKNHMLYERNQESNRLEYLIPKKTSLRHRLPMGDQGFIDFVAHLLEVNPKKRPSASEALKHPWLSYPYEPISS encoded by the exons ATGGCGGACACAAATTCGGTTGAAGTGATTTTGGACTTTTTGAGGAGGAACCGGTTTACACGAGCTGAGGCAGCTTTGCGAAGTGAGCTCAATAACTGTTCTGATGTAAACGGGTTCCTTCAGAAGCTTACATTGGAAGAAAAGAACTTGTGTGATTTGCCGCAGAATGATAAGGGGAAGCTAGTGGTAGAAAATCGAGGGTTGGATTCTCGTCGTGATAGTGTTGAAGTTTCTAAAGAACTGATTGTGAAGGAAATTGAGTGTGGTACCGGTAGAAATACTACTACTGAGAACAAATGGAAAAATGCTACTCCAGCTGAGGAAAGGAATAAATCTAATGAAGTGGTTGGAACGAGTGGCACAAATTTCACTTTCTTGAAGAGTTCAGAGGACAGCGTGTTTGATTTACACTCATGGAAGATCAATGGTCCTAGTGAGCCATACCAAAATGATGGTGGAAGCAAGGCTAATAATACTCTGAAGGCTTCACTATCTCAGCAAGcgaaaaatcaaacaagtgaAGCCTTTGATGCAGCCAACAGTAATGCAAAAACTGGGGAGGAAAGTAATGTGCCTGCCGAGAAAAAACCCTCGTGGACTGGAAGTAGTGGTAAAGCCTCGACGGAACCAAAGTTTAACCTTATGCAAAACAAAGAGTCTAGGGAAATTGATCGGCAGCAACTTAAGTTTAATAGTTCATCACATAAAGAGAATTTGGCAGATAATGTCTTGTCAAGAGCTGACGAGAATGCGAATTCATCTTCCGACGTATGGAAAGATTGTTCCATCAAGACTGTTTTCCCTTTCTCAAAGGGGGATGTGTCTACGTCTACGAGCTACAGCGGTTCAACTTATTCGGAAAAAATAGATGAAAAGAGAAAGCCAGAAATCAGTGATGCGAGGGCTTATATAAAAGAGCAGGTGGATGAAGTCGGGAGAGCTTTTTACTTGGGGAAGTTGCAAGGAAGTTCGGAACCGAATAATATTGATGGCTTAAGTTTTCCTCTTGCACCGGAGAAGCAGAAGGAAGAGTATCCAAGGCTTCCTCCTGTAAAAATTAAGTCAGAAGATAAGCCCTTGACTATTAATTGGGGCGAGAAGTTTGACTCCGATGGATTGGCTGCAAAGCTCGCAAGTGCTGACAGCACTTTACTTATTGGATCATATCTTGATGTCCCTATTGGACAAGAAATCAAAACCGCAG GTATGAGGAAGGCTACAGGAGGTAGTTGGCTGTCCGTAAGTCAAGGAATATCGGAGGATACCTCTGATCTTGTATCTGGTTTTGCTACAGTTGGTGATGGGTTGAGCGAATCTGTTGATTACCCAAATGAATATTGGGACTCTGATGAATATGACGACGACGACGATGTTGGATACATGAGACAACCTATTGAGGATGAGGCCTGGTTTTTAGCTCACGAAATCGATTACCCTAGTGACAATGAAAAAGGGACCGGGCATGGAAGTGTTCCTGATCCTCAAGAAAGAGGTCCTTCCAAAGATGAGGATGATGATCAATCTTTTGCCGAGGAGGATTCTTACTTCTCTGGGGAGCAATATCTTCAAGCAAAAAATGTTGAGCCGGTCATAGCTTTGGACGATCCTATCGGTATAACGGTTACTAATATGTACGGAAGGGCTAATGGTAATGATTTAATGGCTCAATATGATGGAGAATTGATGGATGTAGAAGAACTGAATCTGATGCATGCAGAACCTGTTTGGCAGGGCTTTGTCCCTCAGACAAATGATCTAATCATGCTGGGAGATGGGAAGGTTCTGAATCATAGTGGAAGATCACGACTTGAGGAAATCGAAGACGATCAACACGGTTCTGTTAGGTCAATCGGGGTGGGGATCAACAGTGATACTGCTGATATTGGCAGTGAAGTGCATGGTAGTGAAGGGGATTTAGAATATTTCCGTGATCGTGATAGTGTGTTTGGGGGATCCAAACATTCTCATCGTGATTTCATTAAGTCTTCTATGGACAAATCGTtcaaaaacaagaagaaaaatgacGAGATCGAGTCGAATAAATATGTCATTGGGGGTCATAAAGATGCACACTCGCAAATAAAAACGCATACCGATGTCAACTTTTCATTTCCTCAATCTCTTAAAGACAGCCAGATGATTCAGGGTGGGTCCAGTAAGTCGCCATGGTCAAATAATTGCAACGCTGACGAAACCGATGAATGTATTAATGCTTTTGTGGGATCTGATGAAATGCTTTCCTCTTGGAGGCAGAAGAGTAGTGATTCTTCGCCCGATAAAAGTTCTAGGGATGATAATAATGCTAATGCGATTAGATCCTCAAACTCTTCCCCAACTACGGTCTCAAATTATGGGTATGCTGATAAAGGGGATGTCAAGctagaaaaggaagaagaagaggttGACATTACAAGGGACGATGATTTAGGTGTATCACAAGAGGATGAAGAGATCGCTGCGGTGCAAGAGCAGGTAAGGCAAATAAAGGCACAGGAGGAGGAATTTGAAACCTTCAATCTAAAGATTGTGCACAGGAAAAACAG AACTGGCTTTGAGGAGGACAAGAATTTCCATGTTGTTTTAAATTCTGTAATAGCTGGCCGCTATCATGTCACTGAGTATCTGGGATCTGCTGCATTTAGTAAAGCTATACAAGCGCATGACCTGCACACAGGTGTAGATGtttgtattaaaattataaagaacAACAAGGATTTCTTTGATCAAAGCCTTGATGAGATCAAACTTCTCAAGTATGTCAATAAGCATGATCCTGGAGACAAGTATCACATTTTGCGGTTATATGATTATTTCTATTATAGA GAACATTTGTTGATAGTATGTGAACTACTCAAAGCCAACTTATACGAGTTTCATAAATTTAACAGAGAATCAGGAGGGGAAGTTTACTTCACAATGCCAAGATTGCAG TCTATTACCATTCAATGTTTGGAAGCACTTCAGTATTTACATGGCCTTGGACTAATACATTGTGACTTGAAGCCGGAGAATATTTTGGTTAAAAGCTATAGCAGATGTGAGGTGAAGGTCATTGATCTTGGAAGTAGTTGTTTCGAGACAGATCACCTTTGCTCGTATGTTCAGTCAAGGTCCTATCGTGCTCCCGAGGTTATTATGGGGCTTTCATATGACAAGAAGATTGATATTTGGTCCCTTGGATGCATCTTGGCAGAACTTTGTACCGGAAAT GTCTTATTCCAAAACGATTCTCCAGCGACATTACTAGCCCGGGTAATTGGAATCATCGGTCCAATTGATCAAAGTATGCTAGCGAAAGGACGGGATACATATAAGTACTTCACAAAAAATCACATGCTTTATGAGAGGAATCAG GAAAGCAACAGGTTAGAATACCTGATTCCAAAAAAGACATCCTTGAGGCATAGATTACCAATGGGGGACCAAGGCTTCATTGACTTTGTTGCTCATTTGCTTGAGGTTAACCCGAAGAAGCGGCCTTCTGCATCCGAGGCTCTAAAGCACCCATGGTTATCATACCCTTATGAACCAATATCATCTTAA
- the LOC101503495 gene encoding uncharacterized protein isoform X1, with translation MEPKPPLPAEETTAPQSSGEEKSSLFPIFPVTNSSLQTTISSVPQWLSNSSFTTNISTINDDIASQLNRETVQSPSQDEDDSDENRPQEKSLPPSYPILESSESDGNLRERDEKKKSKRKKKKRKRDRSDEKGGFGSRKSRVRTWVNSEANTAKDYYFDSHGDRDNLAFGCIYRMDIAQYKPYNRLNASGRRVQGLYWWNRSGSLGERDGDVDALDDKIKSAGRYWSGKYMALQQHKSFKRLRLVAPKLPPLTIQDEFIPLSDVATSHGAVDNESDSKISSSLEESWEDEMLNKTREFNKLTREHPHDEKVWLAFAEFQDKVAGMQRQKGARLQTLEKKISILEKAVELNPENEDLLLCLLKAYQTRDNSDVLIGRWEKILVQHSGSYKLWSEFLHVVQRNFSKFKVSMVRKMYAHAIEALSASCNKHSRQQAHQAADSSPDPALVQLELRLVDIFLSLCRFEWQVGYREVATSLLQAEIEFSLFCPPLLLTEQSKQRLFEHFWNSHGARVGEEGALGWSTWLEKEEETRQQVIKEELSHENEGGGWTGWSEPFSKDNEGVTNFENESNNDLVMEDIQDEDEYKDVEPEDDAENLLKLLGIDINAGDGGEVNDTSTWNKWSEEESSRDCDQWMPVRKKSDTTTSISEALNTEEDEQLSRIILYEDVSEYLFTLNTKEARLYLVSQFIDFYGGKMSQLFCTNSPTWTENMLSLEDLPDSMLENLKSIHEVLTKGQNIPTGFTVDFLLGNFRRNADVMKFVRNAVLLCLTVFPRNHILEEAVLISEELYVTKLNSSNCVVTPCRALAKSLLKSDRQDVLLCGVYARREANYGNIDLARKVFDMALLSVEGLPEEIQSNAPLLYFWYAEAELANNTDDDRESSYRAIHILSCLGNGTKYTPFKSQASSLQLLRAHQGFKEKLRTVGSSWVRGKINDQSVALVCSAALFEEITAGCDAGIGILDQAFTMVLPERRSHSYQLEFLFNYYIRILQRHQKQSSLMKVWESVSQGLQIYPFNPELLKGVVEVGHFHTTSNKLRRILDECCYKKPSVVVWLFALSYEMSRSGSHHRIRGLFERGLGNDVLCSSVVLWRCYIGYELNIACDPSAARRIFFRAIHACPWSKQLWLDGFLKLNSVLTGKELSDLQEVMRDKELNLRTDIYEILLQES, from the exons ATGGAGCCAAAACCGCCGCTTCCGGCGGAAGAAACGACGGCGCCGCAGTCTTCCGGCGAAGAAAAATCTTCTCTATTCCCTATCTTCCCCGTCACAAACTCTTCTCTTCAGACAACAATTTCTTCGGTTCCTCAATGGCTTTCTAACTCGAGCTTCACCACCAACATCTCCACCATAAATGATGACATCGCATCGCAACTCAACCGAGAAACCGTCCAATCACCGTCACAAGACGAAGACGACAGCGATGAAAATCGACCACAGGAGAAGTCCTTGCCTCCTTCTTATCCGATTCTAGAATCTTCCGAATCCGATGGAAACCTAAGGGAGAGAGATGAGAAGAAGAaaagcaagaggaagaagaagaagcggAAGCGTGATCGATCCGATGAGAAAGGTGGATTCGGTTCGAGGAAGTCGCGCGTTAGAACTTGGGTTAATTCTGAGGCTAACACTGCTAAAGATTATTACTTCGATTCTCATGGTGATCGTGATAATCTCGCGTTTGGGTGTATCTATAG AATGGATATTGCCCAGTACAAACCGTATAATCGCTTGAATGCATCTGGGCGACGTGTTCAAGGTTTGTATTGGTGGAATCGAAGTGGTTCACTTGGGGAAAGAGATGGTGACGTTGATGCTTTGgatgataaaataaagtctGCTGGGCGATACTGGTCTGGAAAGTATATGGCTTTACAACAACATAAAAGTTTCAAGCGTCTTCGTCTTGTTGCTCCAAAATTGCCTCCTCTTACGATACAAGATGAGTTTATACCTTTATCAGATGTTGCTACATCTCATGGAGCTGTTGACAATGAATCCGACTCTAAAATTTCGTCATCACTTGAAGAATCTTGGGAAGACGAAATGTTAAATAAAACTAGGGAGTTTAACAAACTGACAAGGGAGCACCCTCATGATGAAAAAGTTTGGTTAGCATTTGCTGAGTTCCAAGATAAGGTTGCAG GAATGCAACGACAGAAAGGTGCTCGCTTGCAAACACTTGAAAAGAAAATTAGCATTCTCGAGAAGGCGGTTGAACTTAACCCAGAGAATGAAGATCTATTACTTTGCCTTTTAAAAGCTTATCAAACAAGAGACAACTCAGATGTGCTAATTGGGAGATGGGAGAAGATACTTGTGCAACATTCTGGAAGTTACAAGTTATGGAGTGAATTCTTGCACGTTGTTCAGAGAAATTTCTCCAAATTCAAGGTTTCCATGGTTAGGAAGATGTATGCCCATGCTATTGAAGCTCTGTCTGCTTCATGCAACAAGCACTCTAGGCAG CAGGCTCATCAAGCTGCTGATTCTTCACCGGATCCTGCATTGGTTCAGCTAGAACTTCGTCTGGTGGATATATTTCTAAGTCTTTGCAGATTTGAGTGGCAGGTTGGTTATAGAGAAGTTGCCACTTCTTTACTTCAGGCTGAAATTGAGTTTAGTTTGTTTTGTCCACCTTTGCTACTAACAGAGCAGAGTAAACAAAGATTGTTTGAGCATTTTTGGAATAGTCACGGTGCTAGAGTTGGAGAAGAAGGGGCTCTCGGTTGGTCCACATGGTTGGAAAAAGAGGAGGAAACTAGGCAACAAGTCATCAAAGAGGAGCTCTCACATGAAAATGAAGGTGGAGGTTGGACTGGTTGGTCAGAACCATTTTCTAAAGATAACGAGGGTGttactaattttgaaaatgaatctaacAATGATTTGGTTATGGAGGATATTCAAGATGAGGATGAATATAAAGATGTTGAACCCGAAGATGATGCTGAGAATTTGCTAAAGTTGCTGGGAATTGATATTAATGCCGGGGATGGTGGCGAAGTTAATGATACTTCGACCTGGAACAAATGGTCAGAAGAAGAGTCTTCTAGAGATTGTGATCAGTGGATGCCTGTTCGAAAGAAGTCAG ATACAACCACTTCTATCAGTGAAGCACTGAATACAGAAGAGGATGAGCAACTCTCAAGAATCATATTGTATGAAGATGTTAGTGAATACCTTTTCACCCTGAACACAAAAGAGGCTCGACTATATTTGGTGTCTCAATTCATCGACTTCTATGGCGGGAAGATGTCTCAATT GTTTTGCACAAACAGTCCAACTTGGACAGAGAACATGCTTAGCTTGGAGGATCTACCAGATTCTATGTTAGAGAACTTGAAATCCATCCATGAAGTTTTAACAAAAGGACAGAACATTCCTACTGGTTTCACTGTTGATTTCCTATTAGGAAATTTCAGGAGGAATGCTGATGTTATGAAATTTGTACGAAATGCAGTCTTGCTTTGTTTAACTGTTTTCCCGCGTAATCACATTTTGGAAGAAGCAGTTCTTATTTCTGAAGAACTTTATGTTACTAAATTGAATTCTTCTAACTGTGTGGTTACGCCATGTCGTGCTTTAGCAAAGTCTCTCTTAAAAAGTGATAGACAG GATGTATTGTTGTGTGGTGTATATGCACGAAGAGAGGCTAATTACGGCAACATTGATCTTGCAAGAAAGGTGTTTGACATGGCATTGTTATCTGTGGAAGGGCTTCCTGAG GAGATACAGTCCAATGCACCTCTTCTTTATTTCTGGTATGCTGAGGCGGAGCTTGCGAATAACACTGATGATGACCGTGAATCTTCATATCGTGCTATACATATATTGTCTTGCTTAGGAAATGGTACAAAATACACCCCATTTAAAAGTCAAGCTTCAAGTTTGCAATTGCTGAGAGCACATCAAGGGTTTAAAGAAAAACTGAGAACAGTAGGATCATCTTGGGTTCGTggtaaaataaatgaccaatcTGTCGCTCTGGTATGTTCTGCTGCATTGTTTGAGGAGATAACTGCTGGATGTGATGCGGGCATTGGAATTTTGGATCAAGCTTTTACAATGGTGCTTCCAG AAAGGAGAAGCCATAGTTATCAATTGGAATTTTTGTTTAACTATTACATAAGGATACTTCAGAGACATCAGAAGCAATCAAGTCTGATGAAAGTATGGGAATCCGTTTCTCAGGGCCTCCAGATATATCCCTTCAATCCAGAACTTCTAAAAGGTGTAGTGGAGGTTGGCCACTTTCACACAACGTCTAATAAGTTGCGGCGAATCCTAGATGAATGTTGTTACAA GAAACCATCTGTAGTTGTCTGGCTATTTGCATTGTCATATGAAATGTCTAGAAGTGGCTCACACCACAGAATCCGTGGGTTGTTTGAAAGAGGATTGGGTAATGATGTACTCTGCAGCTCAGTTGTACTGTGGCGTTGCTACATTGGGTATGAATTGAACATTGCATGTGATCCTTCTGCAGCTCGGCGTATTTTCTTTCGTGCTATCCATGCCTGCCCCTG GTCGAAACAGCTATGGTTGGATGGATTTCTCAAACTAAACTCTGTTCTCACTGGAAAAGAGCTTTCTGATTTACAGGAAGTAATGCGGGATAAAGAACTAAATCTGAGAACCGACATTTATGAGATCCTTTTGCAAGAGTCATGA
- the LOC101503495 gene encoding uncharacterized protein isoform X2 — MEPKPPLPAEETTAPQSSGEEKSSLFPIFPVTNSSLQTTISSVPQWLSNSSFTTNISTINDDIASQLNRETVQSPSQDEDDSDENRPQEKSLPPSYPILESSESDGNLRERDEKKKSKRKKKKRKRDRSDEKGGFGSRKSRVRTWVNSEANTAKDYYFDSHGDRDNLAFGCIYRMDIAQYKPYNRLNASGRRVQGLYWWNRSGSLGERDGDVDALDDKIKSAGRYWSGKYMALQQHKSFKRLRLVAPKLPPLTIQDEFIPLSDVATSHGAVDNESDSKISSSLEESWEDEMLNKTREFNKLTREHPHDEKVWLAFAEFQDKVAGMQRQKGARLQTLEKKISILEKAVELNPENEDLLLCLLKAYQTRDNSDVLIGRWEKILVQHSGSYKLWSEFLHVVQRNFSKFKVSMVRKMYAHAIEALSASCNKHSRQAHQAADSSPDPALVQLELRLVDIFLSLCRFEWQVGYREVATSLLQAEIEFSLFCPPLLLTEQSKQRLFEHFWNSHGARVGEEGALGWSTWLEKEEETRQQVIKEELSHENEGGGWTGWSEPFSKDNEGVTNFENESNNDLVMEDIQDEDEYKDVEPEDDAENLLKLLGIDINAGDGGEVNDTSTWNKWSEEESSRDCDQWMPVRKKSDTTTSISEALNTEEDEQLSRIILYEDVSEYLFTLNTKEARLYLVSQFIDFYGGKMSQLFCTNSPTWTENMLSLEDLPDSMLENLKSIHEVLTKGQNIPTGFTVDFLLGNFRRNADVMKFVRNAVLLCLTVFPRNHILEEAVLISEELYVTKLNSSNCVVTPCRALAKSLLKSDRQDVLLCGVYARREANYGNIDLARKVFDMALLSVEGLPEEIQSNAPLLYFWYAEAELANNTDDDRESSYRAIHILSCLGNGTKYTPFKSQASSLQLLRAHQGFKEKLRTVGSSWVRGKINDQSVALVCSAALFEEITAGCDAGIGILDQAFTMVLPERRSHSYQLEFLFNYYIRILQRHQKQSSLMKVWESVSQGLQIYPFNPELLKGVVEVGHFHTTSNKLRRILDECCYKKPSVVVWLFALSYEMSRSGSHHRIRGLFERGLGNDVLCSSVVLWRCYIGYELNIACDPSAARRIFFRAIHACPWSKQLWLDGFLKLNSVLTGKELSDLQEVMRDKELNLRTDIYEILLQES, encoded by the exons ATGGAGCCAAAACCGCCGCTTCCGGCGGAAGAAACGACGGCGCCGCAGTCTTCCGGCGAAGAAAAATCTTCTCTATTCCCTATCTTCCCCGTCACAAACTCTTCTCTTCAGACAACAATTTCTTCGGTTCCTCAATGGCTTTCTAACTCGAGCTTCACCACCAACATCTCCACCATAAATGATGACATCGCATCGCAACTCAACCGAGAAACCGTCCAATCACCGTCACAAGACGAAGACGACAGCGATGAAAATCGACCACAGGAGAAGTCCTTGCCTCCTTCTTATCCGATTCTAGAATCTTCCGAATCCGATGGAAACCTAAGGGAGAGAGATGAGAAGAAGAaaagcaagaggaagaagaagaagcggAAGCGTGATCGATCCGATGAGAAAGGTGGATTCGGTTCGAGGAAGTCGCGCGTTAGAACTTGGGTTAATTCTGAGGCTAACACTGCTAAAGATTATTACTTCGATTCTCATGGTGATCGTGATAATCTCGCGTTTGGGTGTATCTATAG AATGGATATTGCCCAGTACAAACCGTATAATCGCTTGAATGCATCTGGGCGACGTGTTCAAGGTTTGTATTGGTGGAATCGAAGTGGTTCACTTGGGGAAAGAGATGGTGACGTTGATGCTTTGgatgataaaataaagtctGCTGGGCGATACTGGTCTGGAAAGTATATGGCTTTACAACAACATAAAAGTTTCAAGCGTCTTCGTCTTGTTGCTCCAAAATTGCCTCCTCTTACGATACAAGATGAGTTTATACCTTTATCAGATGTTGCTACATCTCATGGAGCTGTTGACAATGAATCCGACTCTAAAATTTCGTCATCACTTGAAGAATCTTGGGAAGACGAAATGTTAAATAAAACTAGGGAGTTTAACAAACTGACAAGGGAGCACCCTCATGATGAAAAAGTTTGGTTAGCATTTGCTGAGTTCCAAGATAAGGTTGCAG GAATGCAACGACAGAAAGGTGCTCGCTTGCAAACACTTGAAAAGAAAATTAGCATTCTCGAGAAGGCGGTTGAACTTAACCCAGAGAATGAAGATCTATTACTTTGCCTTTTAAAAGCTTATCAAACAAGAGACAACTCAGATGTGCTAATTGGGAGATGGGAGAAGATACTTGTGCAACATTCTGGAAGTTACAAGTTATGGAGTGAATTCTTGCACGTTGTTCAGAGAAATTTCTCCAAATTCAAGGTTTCCATGGTTAGGAAGATGTATGCCCATGCTATTGAAGCTCTGTCTGCTTCATGCAACAAGCACTCTAGGCAG GCTCATCAAGCTGCTGATTCTTCACCGGATCCTGCATTGGTTCAGCTAGAACTTCGTCTGGTGGATATATTTCTAAGTCTTTGCAGATTTGAGTGGCAGGTTGGTTATAGAGAAGTTGCCACTTCTTTACTTCAGGCTGAAATTGAGTTTAGTTTGTTTTGTCCACCTTTGCTACTAACAGAGCAGAGTAAACAAAGATTGTTTGAGCATTTTTGGAATAGTCACGGTGCTAGAGTTGGAGAAGAAGGGGCTCTCGGTTGGTCCACATGGTTGGAAAAAGAGGAGGAAACTAGGCAACAAGTCATCAAAGAGGAGCTCTCACATGAAAATGAAGGTGGAGGTTGGACTGGTTGGTCAGAACCATTTTCTAAAGATAACGAGGGTGttactaattttgaaaatgaatctaacAATGATTTGGTTATGGAGGATATTCAAGATGAGGATGAATATAAAGATGTTGAACCCGAAGATGATGCTGAGAATTTGCTAAAGTTGCTGGGAATTGATATTAATGCCGGGGATGGTGGCGAAGTTAATGATACTTCGACCTGGAACAAATGGTCAGAAGAAGAGTCTTCTAGAGATTGTGATCAGTGGATGCCTGTTCGAAAGAAGTCAG ATACAACCACTTCTATCAGTGAAGCACTGAATACAGAAGAGGATGAGCAACTCTCAAGAATCATATTGTATGAAGATGTTAGTGAATACCTTTTCACCCTGAACACAAAAGAGGCTCGACTATATTTGGTGTCTCAATTCATCGACTTCTATGGCGGGAAGATGTCTCAATT GTTTTGCACAAACAGTCCAACTTGGACAGAGAACATGCTTAGCTTGGAGGATCTACCAGATTCTATGTTAGAGAACTTGAAATCCATCCATGAAGTTTTAACAAAAGGACAGAACATTCCTACTGGTTTCACTGTTGATTTCCTATTAGGAAATTTCAGGAGGAATGCTGATGTTATGAAATTTGTACGAAATGCAGTCTTGCTTTGTTTAACTGTTTTCCCGCGTAATCACATTTTGGAAGAAGCAGTTCTTATTTCTGAAGAACTTTATGTTACTAAATTGAATTCTTCTAACTGTGTGGTTACGCCATGTCGTGCTTTAGCAAAGTCTCTCTTAAAAAGTGATAGACAG GATGTATTGTTGTGTGGTGTATATGCACGAAGAGAGGCTAATTACGGCAACATTGATCTTGCAAGAAAGGTGTTTGACATGGCATTGTTATCTGTGGAAGGGCTTCCTGAG GAGATACAGTCCAATGCACCTCTTCTTTATTTCTGGTATGCTGAGGCGGAGCTTGCGAATAACACTGATGATGACCGTGAATCTTCATATCGTGCTATACATATATTGTCTTGCTTAGGAAATGGTACAAAATACACCCCATTTAAAAGTCAAGCTTCAAGTTTGCAATTGCTGAGAGCACATCAAGGGTTTAAAGAAAAACTGAGAACAGTAGGATCATCTTGGGTTCGTggtaaaataaatgaccaatcTGTCGCTCTGGTATGTTCTGCTGCATTGTTTGAGGAGATAACTGCTGGATGTGATGCGGGCATTGGAATTTTGGATCAAGCTTTTACAATGGTGCTTCCAG AAAGGAGAAGCCATAGTTATCAATTGGAATTTTTGTTTAACTATTACATAAGGATACTTCAGAGACATCAGAAGCAATCAAGTCTGATGAAAGTATGGGAATCCGTTTCTCAGGGCCTCCAGATATATCCCTTCAATCCAGAACTTCTAAAAGGTGTAGTGGAGGTTGGCCACTTTCACACAACGTCTAATAAGTTGCGGCGAATCCTAGATGAATGTTGTTACAA GAAACCATCTGTAGTTGTCTGGCTATTTGCATTGTCATATGAAATGTCTAGAAGTGGCTCACACCACAGAATCCGTGGGTTGTTTGAAAGAGGATTGGGTAATGATGTACTCTGCAGCTCAGTTGTACTGTGGCGTTGCTACATTGGGTATGAATTGAACATTGCATGTGATCCTTCTGCAGCTCGGCGTATTTTCTTTCGTGCTATCCATGCCTGCCCCTG GTCGAAACAGCTATGGTTGGATGGATTTCTCAAACTAAACTCTGTTCTCACTGGAAAAGAGCTTTCTGATTTACAGGAAGTAATGCGGGATAAAGAACTAAATCTGAGAACCGACATTTATGAGATCCTTTTGCAAGAGTCATGA